In Cervus elaphus chromosome 16, mCerEla1.1, whole genome shotgun sequence, a single window of DNA contains:
- the LOC122673073 gene encoding immunoglobulin-binding protein 1-like, giving the protein MAAAEDELLRLRLPEVFETSKQLLDEVEIATEPTGSRIIQDKVFKGLDLLKKAAEMLSQLDLFSQNDDLEEIASTDLKYLMVPAFQGAFAMKQVSPSKRLDHLQWAREHFLNYLTQCQYYHVAKFELPKTKTNSAENNTANSSMAYPSIVDMASQRQAKKERYKQKKEVEHRLSALKSAVESGQADDEHVREYYLLHLRRWIGISLEEIESIDQEIKLLREKDSTNEASTSQSSHQDRPPMKPFVLTQNIAQAKVFGAGYPSLASMTVNDWYEQHQKFGALPDQEIAKTTSEFKRAAQQQEDQEHEEEEDDEQAVRRAREWDDWKDTHPRGFGNRQNMG; this is encoded by the coding sequence ATGGCAGCAGCCGAAGACGAGTTACTGCGCCTGCGGCTCCCCGAGGTGTTTGAAACCAGCAAGCAGCTTTTGGACGAAGTGGAAATCGCAACTGAACCCACCGGCTCCCGAATAATCCAAGATAAGGTGTTCAAGGGACTGGACCTCCTGAAGAAGGCTGCTGAAATGTTGTCGCAGCTCGACTTGTTCAGCCAAAATGACGATTTGGAGGAGATCGCGTCCACCGACCTGAAGTACCTGATGGTGCCAGCATTTCAAGGAGCATTCGCCATGAAACAAGTCAGTCCCAGCAAGCGTCTAGATCATTTGCAGTGGGCTCGAGAACACTTTTTAAACTACTTAACTCAGTGCCAGTACTATCATGTGGCAAAGTTTGAGCTGCCCAAAACCAAGACCAACTCAGCTGAAAATAACACTGCTAATTCCTCCATGGCCTATCCTAGCATTGTTGATATGGCATCTCAGAGACAGGCCAAAAAAGAGAGATACAAGCAGAAGAAGGAGGTGGAGCATAGGTTGTCTGCACTGAAATCTGCTGTGGAAAGTGGTCAAGCAGATGATGAGCATGTTCGTGAATATTATCTCCTTCACCTTCGAAGGTGGATTGGTATCAGCTTAGAAGAGATTGAGAGCATTGACCAGGAGATAAAGCTCTTGAGAGAAAAAGACTCCACAAACGAGGCATCAACTTCTCAGTCATCTCATCAGGACAGGCCTCCAATGAAACCGTTTGTTCTCACTCAGAACATAGCCCAAGCCAAAGTATTTGGAGCTGGTTATCCAAGTCTGGCATCTATGACAGTGAATGACTGGTATGAACAGCATCAGAAATTTGGAGCTTTACCAGATCAGGAAATAGCCAAGACAACGTCAGAGTTCAAAAGAGCAGCTCAGCAGCAAGAAGATCAGGAGcatgaggaggaagaggatgatGAACAGGCGGTCCGCAGAGCTCGGGAGTGGGATGACTGGAAGGACACCCATCCTAGAGGCTTTGGCAACCGGCAGAACATGGGTTAG